A stretch of DNA from Brevibacillus ruminantium:
AAATACTTTCCCGGCAGAAAAAAGCGTCTTCACTTCGTCCTCGTCGTAATCCCAGCCAACAGAAGCAGAGAGCTTGACCAATCCTGGAATCTCCTTTGGTGTGAACTCTTCCAATCGCAAGGCAGGCACATCCGGGTTGCGCATTCTCTTCTCCCCTTTACTCTTCCCTGTTTTTTTGCCGCTCGCGAAACCGGCGCACTTTCATCAGGTTGCCGCATGTCTTGTCGTCGCACCAGCGGCTGGAACGGTTGCGGCTTCCATCGTAATAGACCCAAAGGCAGTTTTGGTTTTCACATATCTTCAACCGGCGCAAATCAGAGCCGGTCAGCAACTCGATGAAAGAAGCAGCGATTTTCCCCATGATGAGCGCCCAGCCCTCGGCCAAAACAAGCTCCACCGCCTGAAAGCCGCCCGTCTGCTGAAAGGTAATCTGGCGGCAGGTCGGCACAGAAGCGGATACCTGGTTGATTCCGTCCAGGTCCTGCTGATCGGGGGCCTTCTCTGCCACGACGGCTTCGGTCACATTTCTCATTTGTGAACGCAGCTTGGCAAGGGCTTTGATTAAGTCAGGGTCTGTCGGCATGCCCTCCCCCAACTCCCATTTTTGCGAAAAATATTGCCACCATTCCGGCTTAGTCAGCCGCTCTAGTCGCTCACCGGAACCGCGCCAGTCCCGGCAATCGCTGTTGATAAAATCAAGGCATAGCCACTCCACGATGCGTCTCCTCTCTTGATACCGGCACCATAATATGGTACATTTTTGTTGTAACCATTAAAATAGAAATTGGTAGTTACAAGCGGTTGATCCCCATCTTTCCCATTATACCGCTCCCCGCTACCCTTTCCCAGAAGAGGAGGATTCACATGAACCGGATGGATTTGCTTGTACACGGACTGGATTGCACGTATGCGAAAGAAGATTGGTACCCCCCTTTGAAAGATGCGTTAGCTGGACTTACAGCCGCTCAGGCAAGCTGGCGTCCCCCTGGCGAAGCAGGCAACACCATCTGGGAGAACGTCAGCCATCTTCTCTTTTACAAGGAGCGCTTGCTCCAGCGTTTGCAGAATCAAGATGAGGTGACAGCGGACAGCAACGACGACACCTTCACTCCATCAGGCGGCCCGGAGGATGAAGCGGCTTGGCAGGCCGATGTCAAACGGATGGAGACCGTTCACCATCAACTTCGGAGCCTGCTGGAAACGTTCGATGAGGATGCCTTTGATCGCCCCTCCCCAATCAAAACCCTGGGACTGAGTGTATGGAGCATCATTCTCCACGATGCCTTCCACACCGGACAAATCGTGCAAATCCGAAAGCTGCAAGGCTCCTGGCCCGCCCGCCGATCCTTTGATTAACGCAGGTATTTTGCTCTAAAAACGAAACGCAAAAGCCGTTACTCCTGCAAAAGAGCAACGGCTTTCCTTTTGTGTTCATCAGTTTGATGCCTCTTCTTGCTTCGGATTTTCCCCGTTCGAATTCTTTGCCCCGTAACGAAACGGGTTATCTTTTCCCGACGGCGCCTCGACATCGACGGCTGGGAGCTTGTCAATCAGTTGCTTGAACTCCGGAGCATAGTAGCTCGTCAGCTTTACCGTGGCCGTCATCTTTTCATCTGATGGGACGACAAATTCATCCTTTTCCGTATCGGCTACACTGATCTCATCGACCCGCAGGTAGCGCGACATCTCCTGTACCTCCGTGAGAAACTGGTACAGTTGTTCATATTCGCCCTTCACAGATATCGTGATCGCTACGCTTCCCAGTATCGTTTCCGGTAAAAAGCGCTTCAGTTTCTCGATGGACAAAGCCTCGTTTCCGGCGTTCTCCTTTTGGTCCTTGGCAGAATGAGTTGCGGTTGCCTCTGCACTCGTCTGAACTGCGACTGTTTGTTCTGCGGAGTTCGTGGACGCGTTTGACCGCTCCTGCGGAGCTTCAGCCGATGCCTTGTTCTGTTGATCCTCTTTGGGAATGATCTGCTCTGCCATATCCTTCGCCGACATGGCCTTTTGCTCGTCAAAGGAGGCGCTGAGTATCTCCACGCGGCTGATCGTCTGGAGTCTGCCCAAATCCTTGACGAGCTGATCCGTATATGGTGTAACCGGGATGGCCTCTATCACTTTGGCCAATGCTTCTTCGGTGACGACCTGCTCTTTTTTCTCTTCTTGCTTTTTGTCCATGATTCCCTGCACAGAAGCCCGAAGCTGAGCCAGCTCCAGAGTTTGCCGATTCTTCTTTTCTTGCAACGGCGCGAGATAGAAATAGTAGAAGACGGCAAGCAGGGCAAACAGCAAAGCGGCGAACAAGAAAAGGAGTTGACGTGTCTTCTCTGCCATGTTCACTCTCCTACTTTTTCGGCTCTGACGCCAACGCATTGATGCGTTCGGTCAATTCGTCGAGATTCAGCGCTTGCACTTTCAGTTCAAACGTAGCGGTATAGCGCGGCATAAGCGCGCCACCTACTGCTTGCAGCGCAGGAGATTGCGGCTGGCCGTTCGGATCAACCGGTCCCTTCCATTTGACAGGCGAGGCCACTATCGATTTGACCTGTGCCTCTCGCACATACGGAGAAGCTTGCAGGTTGTGCAGGTAAGAGGCGACATCGTCGAACTGTTCAAAGCGGCCGACGAGCTGCACCTCACCGTCCAGACTGTAGCTGATCTTTTGCAGCTTGCCCATCTCTGGCAGATTTTCGGCAAATTGATCCAGCAACAGCGTGGTTGGCGAAAACAAATGCTGCACGCGCTTGGCGACCTCCAGATACTTATCCAAAGTGGCCGATACGGATTGGGAACCCATCTGTTTCTCTGCTGTCTTGAGCAACAGCTCTTGCTGGGAGATTTCCTGCTGAAGCCGGTCAATCGCGGCTTTTTCCGCATAATAGGTCCAGCCCATCCAACCAGCCCCCAGCAGCCAGATGATCCCTGCCAGGGACAGCCACATGGCGCCGCTGCTCACCTTTTTCTTTTTCGGTAGTAGGTTTATGGTTACCACTTTCGTCAACCTCTCAAGGTTAATCCCGCTGCCGCCGTGAACGCCTGCGCATCGATGCGCGACAATTGCGGCCACTGCATGTGATGGACAGGCAAGGGAACGATTTCAAAGCTGGTCAGCCGGCGCTGAAGCAGTTGGACAATCTTCTCCAGATGATCTGCCTCACCGGTAAGATAGATCGTCTGGATGCGGGTACCGTCATTTTTCATGCTGAACTGGTAAAAATTGATGACGCGGTCTACTTCCCTGACCAGATCGTTGACGAAAGACTCCAGTCCGATCATAGATTCTTCTTCTGCTTTCTCAGCAGATGCCGGAATAGGAGCCATCTGGATCGGGATGTTCCGCAAAAATTCCGGGATGTCACTTTGAAAAATACTCACGTTGACGGAGTGCTCTCCCAACTGCAGAAACATGAAATCTGTCTTGTGCGCCACTCCACTTGCTCGAAGCAGACGATACAACGCCAGCGGTTCAATATCGACGGCTGTCACCTCGATATCCAGCACCTTTAATAGCTCCAGATACTGATCAATCACGTCCCCCGGAGCCGCGATGACGAGGTATTCATCCTCCGGCGACGGGTTCTCCCCGACAGCAAACTCCCTAAGCTCATCGATGTCAGGGCCAGACGGTACTTCTCCGATTTTGTGAAAATCAAAGTACGGACGAGAAAATGGCAGATGAATGGTCGTGCCCAGCTCGATCTCCAGCAGCGAACGGATATCGTCAGGAGAGAGCTTGGGCTGGTTTGTTTTTCGGATCACGACAGTCGAAGTCGGGATCGAGAGGATCGCTTTCTTTTTCGTCAGGCGCAGCTCCTTTTTGGCAAGAGTGAGCTGTAGCTTGGCCTGTTCCATATCCGTGATACGCCCGTTCTCGATGCTGCCTGCTTCCAGAGGAATCAAGCCAGCCTGACGGATTTCCACACCATTTTCGGTCGGTCTGGCCTCGGTGTAACGAAGACCGTCCTCTTCCACAGCAATTCCAACACGCACGGGATTTTGTATAAAAGGGATGCGCAGTTTCATCCGCTCTTTTCCTTTCTGTAGCGGGCATGCGATCAGAGCTAAGTCGACCAGTCCGGTGATTCCCCATAAGAGTCCGGTGGATGCGTCGACCAGTCGATCTTGTCCAACGCTCGTAGGCTGGCTGGCATTTCCGATACGTTTCTTTCATATTCGACAAAATTCTCATTTGATTCTACCTATCATTCGACATCTGAAGCCGTTCAACCTGCCATCACAACCGGGAGAATCTGCCCCGGCCTCTGTCAAAAGAACAAGCGGAGGTACCAGTCCAGAATCGAGTCCCCGGCCAGATAGGCGAGTAACGAGCCCGCCGCGATAAATGGACCAAAGGGAACCTGCGTTTTCCGGCCGCCGCCTCGCAGCAGCATCAAACCAAGGCCAAACAAGGTTCCCAGCAAGGCGGACAAAAAGATAGCCAGTGCCAGCAGGGGAAGGCCCAAAAACAGACCGACAACAGCAAACAGCTTGATATCCCCGCCACCGACACCCCCACGAGAGAGTACCGTCAGGAGAAAAAACAGACCAAATCCGACCACACCCGCCAGCAGATGCATCCAATACGGCTGATCCGGATGAATCCAGAAACGCAGAATCAGAAACAGCGCCAGCGCGGGCAGGGTGATCTTGTCCGGAATCAGCCGGTAAGCCAGATCGGAGACACTGACGATGACCAGCATCGAGACAAACAGCAAGCCCAGAATCGTCTCAGCGCTCCAACCATGCTTCACGAATACCAGAACAAATGCCAGTCCGCACAAGCCCTCCATCAGCGGATACAGAGGCGACACCTTGGCCTGACAGTAGTGGCATTTGCCCTTTCTCAGCAAAAAGGAAAGGACCGGCACCAGATCAAGCGGCCCCAGTCTGTGCCCGCAGCTTCGGCAATGCGAAGGCGGGAGCACAACAGACTCCCCCTGCGGAACGCGAAGGCCGACGACGTTGTAAAACGAGCCGAAAAGCAGGCCCAGTAGAAATAGAATGCTGCTGATGAGGTACTCCATGGTCTCTCTCCTCGTGAGGCTTGCTTTGCCTTCGCTTTGCTGGTAGGTTTGTGTTTACGTTCAGGAAAAAACTTCCTGCATCAGTTGGGATGAGGAAGTTTTGGTTTTTCCAAAGACTTTTGTTCTACCTTTATTTTCATTGTACCATGTTCGATTTCGTACGACTCTCTAAAACCTTGATACATGATTGTCTCTCCTAGAATACGAAGAAACCGTTACAAGAGTGAACGAATCTCGTCTAAAAGGAAGAAGGTCCCCCTTCCTAATTATCTTCTAAATGGACATTCGCTCTTTCTAATGTACTAATATCTATATCATCAATGAATGCCTTTTTTCTACCATCTGCTGTCAGTGTTACCGTTGTAACGAGTTTCTTAGAATTTTTGTCAGTTTCAATAGTCACTTCCGACTTTTTAGGGTCGTAATTTTTACCACTTTCGCCAGGAACCTGAATATCTCCAATCAAACCTTCCTTTTGCAATTCCTCTAACGTGAAAGTCCCCGTAGCAACTCCCTTGGTAGTAGCAGCCATCCGAGCCGCTTCCCCGAGCATCTGCGCATTCGCAATATGAGCATCCTTGCGACTGTTCTCAATAATATTTCCAATCGACGGAATCGCAATCGCTGCAATAATCCCCAAAATCACCACAACCGCCAGCAACTCTACCAGCGTCAAACCCCGCTGATCCTTCAAATAACGTCTAAACATCATAATTTCCTCCCATACATACATGTTGGTTCTCTAGCGAACCTTTCCAAACATCTCAAACATCGGAATCATAATAGCGAGTACAATCGTACCGACAATGGCTGCAAGCATCACGATCATCAAAGGCTCAATCAGCGTCTTTATCTTGTCAACGGCGTTCTCCACCTCCGCCTCGTAAAAGTCAGCTACCTTTTCCAGCATCTGGTCCAGTGATCCTGTCTCTTCTCCAATGGCGATCATGCGAGAGACGAGCGGCGGGATCACCCACGCCCGCTTCAGCGGCTCAGACAAAGGCCGCCCCTCGCGAAGGCTGGTTTTCGATTCATGCACAGCTTGACTGATAATCTTGTTGCCGACGACATCCTCTACAATCGTGAGGGCCTGTAAAATAGGCACCGAACTGGAAAACAGCGTGCTCAAGGTACGGCTCATGCGGGCCAGTGCGCCTTTTTGCAGTAATTTACCAAATATCGGCATTTTCAGTGTAGCATAATCCAGCAAATATCGTCCATAAGAAGTATTGACAACTATTCGAACAATAAAATACACGACTATAATACCTATTATATATAGGTACCAAGACCTAACTAAACTATCACTTGCGCTCATCACCATTCTCGTCATGGCCGGCAGCTCCGCGTGAAAGCTGGCAAACATGGTGACAAACGTAGGGACGATATTGATCAGCAGATACATAGTCACCGCGATGGATAAAATGCCGACTGTGAGCGGGTACATCATGGCTGACTTGATCTTTTCCTTGGTGTAATGCGACTTCTCGTAATAGGTGGCCAGCCTGTCCAGCACGATCTCCAGACTCCCCGAAGCCTCCCCGGCCCGGATCATGCTGAGAAACATCGTCTGGAAGACCTTCGGGTGCTTGGCAAAGGCCTCGGAAAGCTGACCGCCTTTGCGAATGTCGGCCTCCACCTCGATCAGGATTTTGCGAAGCGCCTTGCTCTCGCTTTGCTGGGACAGGATGTGCACAGAGTCGACGATCCCGATGCCTGCCCTGATGAGCGTAGCAAGCTGACGCAGAAACACGATAAAATCCTTAGATTTGACCGGCTTGCCAAAATGAATCTCGCGTTGGAGCAGCCCCTTTGCTTCCTGCTCGATCGAAAGCAGAGCCAAGCCTTGCCGCTTCAGCTCTACGATCGCTGCCGGCTTGCTGCTGGCTTCGATTTTTCCCCGTTTTCGCTTGCCGGTGCGATCCTTTGCTTCGTAATGAAAAGTAAGCATCTACTCCAGCGCCCTTTCACTCAAATAGTACTGCGCAGCCTCCTGAGTGATTTCTCCTCTCTCTACCAGCTCTGTGACCGAGGATTCCATGGTGTGCATGCCCAGCTCGCGGCCGGTTTGCATCATGCTTTTGATCTGATGCACCTTTTCGATGCGGATCAGGTTGGCAATCGCATGGGTGTGCACGAGAATTTCGGTGGCAACTGCACGTCCTCCTCCCACGCGGGGAAACAGCCGTTGCGAGATAATCCCCACCAATACCGAGGCCAACTGCATGCGGATCTGGGAATGACGATGTCCCGGAAACACATCGATAATCCGGTCAATCGTCTTCGGAGCATCTGTCGTATGGAGGGTAGCCAGCACCAGATGGCCGGTCTCCGCTGCTGTGACGGCTGTCTGGATCGTTTCCAGATCGCGCATCTCGCCGACCAGAATCACGTCGGGGTCCTGCCGCAGGGCGGAGCGCAACCCGCTGGAAAAATCGTTGGTATCAAAACCGATCTCCCGCTGGTTCACCATGGAAAGCTGATGCTTGTGCAGATACTCGATCGGGTCTTCCAGCGTGACGATATGTTTTCGCATCGTCCGGTTGATATAGTCGATCATCGCAGCAAGCGTCGTCGACTTCCCGCTTCCCGTCGGACCGGTGACCAGGAGAAGCCCCTGCGGCTTGTGGCAAAATTTCCGGATGACCTCCGGCAAACGAAGCTCCTCCAGCGTCGGAATCCCGGCGGGAATGACCCGCGCCACGATACCAATACAGCCGCGCTGGTGATAGGCATTGATCCGGAAGCGGGAGACACCCGGCAATCCATAGGAAAAATCGAGCTCTCCTTTTTCCACAAACGACTGGTACAAATGCTGCGGGATCAGTTCCTGGGCCATCTCTTCCGTATCGCCTGGCGCAAGCGGCGGGATATCCAGACGGCGCAGCTCACCGTCGATTCGAAAGACAGGGGGCGTCCCCACGGTTACATGCAAATCGGATGCTTTTTTTTCAAAGGCGTACCTGAGCAGCTTTTTGATTTCCACCCCTGCCATGGGTATTCACTCTCCTCTACAATCTCGCATGGACACTCTATTATTCCGGCAGGGCAATCCGATAGATTTCTTCCAGGGTCGTCAGCCCTTGTCTCACTTTCAGCAGCGCGTCGTCAAACATCAGCACCATGCCGTTTTTCACAGCGTGCTTTTTGTACTCCACAGCCGGCAGACGCTGGATTATCATGTGCCGCAGCGTATCATCCATGCGGAAGCTTTCATGGACGGCAAGTCTTCCCCGGTATCCCGTCATGCTGCAATTCCCGCAGCCCTCGCTTCGCCAAAGTGTTTCGACGGCAATACCGCGCTGGGCAAACAGGGCTTTTTCCTGTTCTGTCGCAGGCATTTCCTTCCGGCATTCCTTGCAAACCCGTCTGACCAGCCGCTGGGCCAGCACACCGTTGAGCGACGAAGCCAGCAAGAACGGAGGAATGCCCATATCCAGCAAACGCGTAAGACTGCTTACGGCATCATTCGTATGCAGCGTGCTGAGTACCTGGTGTCCGGTCAAAGCCGCGCGAATCGCGATCTCGGCGGTATCCTGGTCGCGAATTTCCCCCACCATGATGATGTCCGGGTCCTGCCGCAAAATAGAGCGAAGCACAGAGGCAAAGCTCATCCCGATACCGTCGTTGACCTGCACCTGATTGATCCCCTCTAGCTGGTACTCTACTGGATCTTCGACCGTAATGATGTTGACATCCTCTTGATTGAGATGGTTCAACGCAGCGTAGAGCGTGGTCGTTTTGCCGCTCCCCGTAGGTCCGGTCACCAGCATAATTCCGTTTGGCCGATTGACCAGATCGCGGAAATAGGCCAGATTGCGATTGGTCAGGCCCAGCTTTTCAATCTCGATCAAGGCATTGGACACGTCCAGAAGGCGCATCACCATTTTTTCTCCGTAGATCGTCGGCAGGGTGGAGACGCGGACATCAATCTCTTTGTAGTCGATATGAAGCTGGATGCGGCCGTCCTGCGGCGTGCGCCGTTCGGCGATATTGAGATTGGACATAATCTTGATCCGCGCAGTCAGGATACCGATCATATGGCGCGGCAGCACCCGCTCCGTCCTGAGTACGCCGTCAACACGGTAACGGATGCGCACGCCCTCTTCCTGCGGATCAATATGGATATCGCTGGCCCGGAGCTGGACTGCCTGCTCGAACATTTGATTCACGAGACGGACGATCGGCGAGTCCTCATCGACGATCCGCGACTCTTCGATCTCGTCTGCCTCCATTTTTTCCATCAGCTCTTTTACCGAGCCTTGCATGCTGTACATCCGGGAGATGGCACGCTGCACCTCATCCCGGGTAGCAATCACCGGCTCGATAACAAAGCCCGTACTGAGCCTCAGCTCATCAATGGCGAAATAATCGAGCGGATCGACCATCGCTACAGTCAGCTTGTTTCCTTCCTTTTTCAACGGAATCAGAGAGTATCGCTTAGCTACCTCTTCTGTCACGATGCTGGACAGCGAGGGGTCCATTTTGAAGCGATACAGACTAACGTGCGGAATTCCCAGCTGAAATTCCAAAATCTCGATCAATTGCTGCTCGGTGATATAGCCTTGCTGCAGCAGATGATCCCCCAGCTTCAGCTTTGACTTCTTTTGCTCGACCAGCGCATCCTGCAGTTGCTCCTCGCTGATCAAGCCGCTTTCGACGAGGATATCACCCAGCCGTCTTCTTCCCATACCCGTCACCTCACCGGCGCATCATGCAAAATAATGACGCCATTCTTTTTCTCAACCGTACCGGACGGGCTTCCCCCTGCGCCAGGCACGCCGCCCGTGGAAACAGGTTCAGATGGTTGCCCCGGCAGAACATCGATATCCGGCGGCTTGATACTGCTCGCCTGTGAGGAGCTTTCGGTTCCCCCCGGCCAGGTGCCATCCAGATACTCTCCCTGGTCACCGTAAACGTAATCCGGAGTCCAATCCGTTCCGTTTTCGCTCCAGTCCTCTGCTCCGGCTTCCAGCGGCCAGTCGGCTTCCGTGTTATCCGTACGTTTGCTCCGGGCTAACTGCGGACCGACGGCGACCACATTGGGAATCGGCGGGTAGAGGTTATCGGCCACGAGCACTTTTTTGTCTGCTTGAGGAAAATACAAATACACTTTGGCGCGAAGCCCGTTTTCCCCGATTCGCACGATTCGCTCCTGGTTTGTCACCAGCGAACGGTCCGCCCGGACGATGGTATCAGGCGGAAAATGCTCGTCTATATCCGTCAGCAGCAGCGGCTTTTCTTTGCTGGATGCCGCTCCCCCAAACAGTGCTACCCGCAGCCGGGAATCCTCCACGACAGCATGGATGTACACCGGTGCAGTCTGGCGGTTTGCCACACGCAAATCCATATCCCGGCCATTCACAACGGCTTCCATGCCCAGACGCTGAAAATCAACCGGACGTCTTGCCTGGTGCCGTTCGATGATGTCCAAACCGCTCAGCACCGATGTTTCAAACAGAGCAGATGCGACCTGTGCCGCACTTCCGCCGAGACCATCAGGGATCGTATCCTGTTTGGGGGATGCCGAGGGATGATACCCTTTCGCCTCTGTATACGGGCCAGTTTTTTCGTTAAAGGACAAGACCTGGTTCGGTAAAAGTATGGTCCCGTTCAGCAGACTTGCTGCCTGTTTTACATTGACGAATCGATCAGGAACGGCCGTATTCAAAGGAGCTGTCCATTCCGCGAGCAGATGGACACTGTTCTCCAAATCCTTGCTCACGATTGCAGGGCTTTCTTTTTCGCCCTGAAGCGGGATACGCAGCTCGGTGCGCGGCAGTTGCAGCTCGTTTTCAATATCTGCGACGGTCTTTTCTACATTGACCCGATACCCGATCATCTCTGGAACGACGAGCGCTCTGTTCTGCTCAATTCGCAGCGTCGCCGCCTCAGCCTGCTGTTCCACTTTGCGGGCAATCTCCGTTACTTGTCTGATCAGCTCACTGCGATCATAGACAACCGCCAGCGGAATACTTCGATCTGCTGGCTCGCCAGTCAAGCCGTAAACAAATCCCCGAATGCCCGAAGATCGCTCTGCCTGCTCCGCAACCTTTTCCCATGTCTTTTCTACTTCAAAGCGAATCCCCAGCTTGTCTTTGTCCAGCGAAAAGACGGTCTGCTCCTTCGTCAGGACAATCGGCAAATCGGAGAGCTTGGCGATACTCTCCTGCACACTGTTCCGGGCCTGCTCCATCGTCATCCCTTCCAACGAAACCCCCGCTACGCGCAGGTCGGGAAGTCTGCTTGCGATAGCTGCTTCCGGCCGCTCCCACAAGCCAGAGGCAAGAAGCGCGGCTACACCAAATACACATGACTGGATCAAGAGAATCGTCCAGACCTTGCCCATCAACTTGAACTGTTTCTTTCGCACCACGTCACCGCTCACTTCCGATTCGTTGTGGCCAACTCAGACTGATTGCCTGTGGGCCGCTTCAAATATGTACTGTCTTCTCGCAAAAAGGGATCATCAACCCGGTCCAGCTCTTCTTCAAAGCTGCTTAAAAGCTTGTCCTCGGACGCCCCGTTCTCTTGTGGCCAATTGGAAATGAAGGGTTCTGCCCGATCCGTAAAAAGATTAACCTGCTCCGCCAAGACTTCCACTTGCTCAGCGCATGCATCGTCTGTCGAAGAGTCATCCTTGAGCGTCCATTCCAACAAATCATCATCCACAAAAGCAGTCAATTCCGATGCTGGTTCTCTTTCATCCGGTTCCACCGCATGCTCCACACCAGCTGCACTCTCCGGCTGCAGTGCGGCAGCAATTTCGTCCAGGACCGCCTGCTGTTGACCCGGCTCCCAGGCATGTGGACCTTCAGCCGGGACCGTTTCCGGCGAATACGTCGACAGTGTTGGCGTGTCAGCCGGGATGACACTCTCATGCGACTGAACTGGCAGATTGGTAGACAGCGGATCAGCCATCGCGGCCGCTTCCTCCGAAAATGCTGTTCGTTCAAGCCTGCCTGCAAGGAAATAAGAGAGAGCAAGAGTGATCAGAATGAAAATAACAGCTGTTTCCAGCCTCCCGAGGAATAGAAGCGAGAACGGCAGCAGGGCTCCCAGCAGGATCGCTGTCCCCAAGCCCGCAATTGCAATAAGCCGTTTTCTGGATGGGGTACGTCTGAAAAGAAGCAGAGAAAAAAGAAGAGTGAGTGACAGGTAGACGACGTAATAACCGCTTAAACCTGATAGAATCATAGAATCACCTGTTTATAGCCAATTCATGTTATTTATAGTACTTTGGTGGTAGAATAACATAGGACATTAGTAGTATTCCATTCATTTGGTAGTACTTTATTCGACATTTTTCTCGCTTATCCTCTTGCTTTTTGTCGAAAATTGTTTGTCTCTCTATGAAATGTCACGCTTTTATCACATTAGAATCCGCTTTCAAACCGTTATGATG
This window harbors:
- a CDS encoding CGNR zinc finger domain-containing protein, which gives rise to MEWLCLDFINSDCRDWRGSGERLERLTKPEWWQYFSQKWELGEGMPTDPDLIKALAKLRSQMRNVTEAVVAEKAPDQQDLDGINQVSASVPTCRQITFQQTGGFQAVELVLAEGWALIMGKIAASFIELLTGSDLRRLKICENQNCLWVYYDGSRNRSSRWCDDKTCGNLMKVRRFRERQKNREE
- a CDS encoding DinB family protein, whose protein sequence is MNRMDLLVHGLDCTYAKEDWYPPLKDALAGLTAAQASWRPPGEAGNTIWENVSHLLFYKERLLQRLQNQDEVTADSNDDTFTPSGGPEDEAAWQADVKRMETVHHQLRSLLETFDEDAFDRPSPIKTLGLSVWSIILHDAFHTGQIVQIRKLQGSWPARRSFD
- the pilO gene encoding type 4a pilus biogenesis protein PilO, which codes for MAEKTRQLLFLFAALLFALLAVFYYFYLAPLQEKKNRQTLELAQLRASVQGIMDKKQEEKKEQVVTEEALAKVIEAIPVTPYTDQLVKDLGRLQTISRVEILSASFDEQKAMSAKDMAEQIIPKEDQQNKASAEAPQERSNASTNSAEQTVAVQTSAEATATHSAKDQKENAGNEALSIEKLKRFLPETILGSVAITISVKGEYEQLYQFLTEVQEMSRYLRVDEISVADTEKDEFVVPSDEKMTATVKLTSYYAPEFKQLIDKLPAVDVEAPSGKDNPFRYGAKNSNGENPKQEEASN
- a CDS encoding PilN domain-containing protein, whose amino-acid sequence is MVTINLLPKKKKVSSGAMWLSLAGIIWLLGAGWMGWTYYAEKAAIDRLQQEISQQELLLKTAEKQMGSQSVSATLDKYLEVAKRVQHLFSPTTLLLDQFAENLPEMGKLQKISYSLDGEVQLVGRFEQFDDVASYLHNLQASPYVREAQVKSIVASPVKWKGPVDPNGQPQSPALQAVGGALMPRYTATFELKVQALNLDELTERINALASEPKK
- the pilM gene encoding type IV pilus biogenesis protein PilM — its product is MKLRIPFIQNPVRVGIAVEEDGLRYTEARPTENGVEIRQAGLIPLEAGSIENGRITDMEQAKLQLTLAKKELRLTKKKAILSIPTSTVVIRKTNQPKLSPDDIRSLLEIELGTTIHLPFSRPYFDFHKIGEVPSGPDIDELREFAVGENPSPEDEYLVIAAPGDVIDQYLELLKVLDIEVTAVDIEPLALYRLLRASGVAHKTDFMFLQLGEHSVNVSIFQSDIPEFLRNIPIQMAPIPASAEKAEEESMIGLESFVNDLVREVDRVINFYQFSMKNDGTRIQTIYLTGEADHLEKIVQLLQRRLTSFEIVPLPVHHMQWPQLSRIDAQAFTAAAGLTLRG
- a CDS encoding prepilin peptidase encodes the protein MEYLISSILFLLGLLFGSFYNVVGLRVPQGESVVLPPSHCRSCGHRLGPLDLVPVLSFLLRKGKCHYCQAKVSPLYPLMEGLCGLAFVLVFVKHGWSAETILGLLFVSMLVIVSVSDLAYRLIPDKITLPALALFLILRFWIHPDQPYWMHLLAGVVGFGLFFLLTVLSRGGVGGGDIKLFAVVGLFLGLPLLALAIFLSALLGTLFGLGLMLLRGGGRKTQVPFGPFIAAGSLLAYLAGDSILDWYLRLFF
- a CDS encoding prepilin-type N-terminal cleavage/methylation domain-containing protein, with the translated sequence MFRRYLKDQRGLTLVELLAVVVILGIIAAIAIPSIGNIIENSRKDAHIANAQMLGEAARMAATTKGVATGTFTLEELQKEGLIGDIQVPGESGKNYDPKKSEVTIETDKNSKKLVTTVTLTADGRKKAFIDDIDISTLERANVHLEDN
- a CDS encoding type II secretion system F family protein, whose product is MLTFHYEAKDRTGKRKRGKIEASSKPAAIVELKRQGLALLSIEQEAKGLLQREIHFGKPVKSKDFIVFLRQLATLIRAGIGIVDSVHILSQQSESKALRKILIEVEADIRKGGQLSEAFAKHPKVFQTMFLSMIRAGEASGSLEIVLDRLATYYEKSHYTKEKIKSAMMYPLTVGILSIAVTMYLLINIVPTFVTMFASFHAELPAMTRMVMSASDSLVRSWYLYIIGIIVVYFIVRIVVNTSYGRYLLDYATLKMPIFGKLLQKGALARMSRTLSTLFSSSVPILQALTIVEDVVGNKIISQAVHESKTSLREGRPLSEPLKRAWVIPPLVSRMIAIGEETGSLDQMLEKVADFYEAEVENAVDKIKTLIEPLMIVMLAAIVGTIVLAIMIPMFEMFGKVR
- a CDS encoding type IV pilus twitching motility protein PilT; the protein is MAGVEIKKLLRYAFEKKASDLHVTVGTPPVFRIDGELRRLDIPPLAPGDTEEMAQELIPQHLYQSFVEKGELDFSYGLPGVSRFRINAYHQRGCIGIVARVIPAGIPTLEELRLPEVIRKFCHKPQGLLLVTGPTGSGKSTTLAAMIDYINRTMRKHIVTLEDPIEYLHKHQLSMVNQREIGFDTNDFSSGLRSALRQDPDVILVGEMRDLETIQTAVTAAETGHLVLATLHTTDAPKTIDRIIDVFPGHRHSQIRMQLASVLVGIISQRLFPRVGGGRAVATEILVHTHAIANLIRIEKVHQIKSMMQTGRELGMHTMESSVTELVERGEITQEAAQYYLSERALE
- a CDS encoding GspE/PulE family protein; amino-acid sequence: MGRRRLGDILVESGLISEEQLQDALVEQKKSKLKLGDHLLQQGYITEQQLIEILEFQLGIPHVSLYRFKMDPSLSSIVTEEVAKRYSLIPLKKEGNKLTVAMVDPLDYFAIDELRLSTGFVIEPVIATRDEVQRAISRMYSMQGSVKELMEKMEADEIEESRIVDEDSPIVRLVNQMFEQAVQLRASDIHIDPQEEGVRIRYRVDGVLRTERVLPRHMIGILTARIKIMSNLNIAERRTPQDGRIQLHIDYKEIDVRVSTLPTIYGEKMVMRLLDVSNALIEIEKLGLTNRNLAYFRDLVNRPNGIMLVTGPTGSGKTTTLYAALNHLNQEDVNIITVEDPVEYQLEGINQVQVNDGIGMSFASVLRSILRQDPDIIMVGEIRDQDTAEIAIRAALTGHQVLSTLHTNDAVSSLTRLLDMGIPPFLLASSLNGVLAQRLVRRVCKECRKEMPATEQEKALFAQRGIAVETLWRSEGCGNCSMTGYRGRLAVHESFRMDDTLRHMIIQRLPAVEYKKHAVKNGMVLMFDDALLKVRQGLTTLEEIYRIALPE